In the Prosthecomicrobium sp. N25 genome, one interval contains:
- a CDS encoding DMT family transporter has product MAGALVSFVGAALAIRMLSGHVGVFEINLIRTGGALLLLSLILVGVPRLAGELRPGHMDRHLPRNLVHAIGGLFWTLAVTYPLPLATVFSLEFTAPAWAALLAYPLLGERIRRQSVLGILACMVGVLVILRPSPVSFDATSILPLGAALCFGTTVLLTRRLTRTESTFAILYWMMVIQAAFNAVGTVIYPSGDLSQIGRDPMLVGAAGLLVISGLSSQFCLAKALQIGEAVMVLSLDFLRVPIIAVIGWWLYGERLDGWVFAGFAIIAAGIVVGLTPRTRARPMVPSPVPSGGEALTDGP; this is encoded by the coding sequence ATGGCGGGTGCCCTCGTGTCGTTCGTGGGCGCGGCCTTGGCGATCCGGATGCTGTCCGGCCATGTCGGGGTGTTCGAGATCAACCTGATCAGGACGGGCGGGGCACTCCTGCTGCTGTCGCTCATCCTGGTCGGCGTGCCGCGCCTGGCGGGTGAATTGCGGCCGGGGCACATGGACCGCCACTTGCCCCGCAACCTCGTGCATGCGATCGGCGGTCTGTTCTGGACGCTCGCGGTGACCTATCCGCTGCCGCTCGCCACGGTCTTCTCCCTGGAATTCACGGCGCCCGCCTGGGCGGCGCTGCTGGCCTACCCGCTCCTCGGCGAACGGATCCGGCGCCAGTCGGTGCTCGGCATCCTCGCCTGCATGGTCGGGGTGTTGGTGATCCTGCGGCCGTCCCCGGTCAGCTTCGACGCGACCTCGATCCTGCCGCTCGGCGCGGCCCTGTGCTTCGGCACGACCGTGCTGCTCACCCGGCGTCTGACGCGCACGGAGAGCACCTTCGCGATCCTGTATTGGATGATGGTCATCCAGGCGGCGTTCAATGCGGTCGGGACGGTCATCTACCCGTCCGGCGACCTCTCGCAGATCGGCCGCGACCCGATGCTCGTCGGCGCCGCCGGTCTCCTGGTGATCAGCGGCCTGTCCTCGCAGTTCTGCCTCGCCAAGGCCCTGCAGATCGGCGAGGCCGTGATGGTCCTGTCGCTCGACTTCCTGCGCGTCCCGATCATCGCGGTGATCGGCTGGTGGCTCTACGGCGAGCGGCTCGACGGGTGGGTGTTCGCCGGGTTCGCCATCATCGCGGCTGGCATCGTGGTCGGCCTGACGCCGAGGACGCGAGCCCGGCCGATGGTCCCCTCGCCCGTGCCCTCCGGCGGAGAGGCCCTCACGGACGGCCCCTGA
- a CDS encoding aspartate/ornithine carbamoyltransferase family protein → MAYMYSGSGTALPRSETRRGPRHLLTASTLDGDDIDDYCQLAEAFEARKVPTGRSAGLAIALLFFQPSTRTRIGFEVATVALGSHAIGIEDMSASRSNKRTGESLEDCAAVFAALCDAIVVRHHEAGAAARMAARSSVPVINAGDGWNEHPSQALIDIYALRRGLGRIRGTSIAIGGDPRGRTVRSLCQLLRYEAPGEVLFCPPPHIPVPDDVLDALARHQVRCRIITDIATALKSSDAIMMAPYDMSDIGEAAASDYVSPRLTPDSHVITPEKIARLGSRALLYHPLPRQDEIHPACDNLDNARYFEQVRLSKFMRMAILDRALSRD, encoded by the coding sequence ATGGCATATATGTATTCCGGTTCCGGAACCGCCCTCCCGCGCAGTGAAACCCGGCGCGGGCCGAGGCATCTCCTTACGGCATCGACGCTCGACGGCGACGACATCGACGACTACTGCCAGCTGGCGGAGGCTTTCGAGGCCCGCAAGGTGCCGACCGGACGCTCGGCCGGGCTGGCGATCGCGCTCCTGTTCTTCCAGCCGAGCACGCGGACGCGCATCGGCTTCGAGGTCGCCACGGTGGCGCTCGGCAGCCACGCGATCGGAATCGAGGACATGTCGGCGTCGCGCTCGAACAAGCGTACGGGTGAATCGCTGGAGGACTGCGCGGCGGTCTTCGCGGCCCTGTGCGACGCGATCGTGGTGCGCCATCACGAGGCAGGCGCTGCGGCCCGCATGGCGGCGCGCTCCTCGGTGCCCGTCATCAACGCCGGCGACGGGTGGAACGAGCATCCCAGCCAGGCGCTGATCGACATCTATGCGCTGCGCCGGGGGCTCGGGCGGATCCGCGGGACGTCGATTGCGATCGGGGGCGATCCGCGGGGGCGGACGGTGCGCTCGCTCTGCCAGCTGCTGCGCTACGAGGCGCCCGGCGAGGTGCTGTTCTGCCCGCCGCCGCACATCCCGGTGCCTGACGACGTGCTCGACGCCCTGGCGCGCCACCAGGTCCGCTGCCGGATCATCACGGACATCGCGACGGCGCTGAAGTCCAGCGACGCCATCATGATGGCGCCCTACGACATGTCGGATATCGGCGAGGCCGCCGCGTCGGACTACGTGTCGCCGCGGCTGACCCCGGACAGCCACGTGATCACGCCGGAGAAGATCGCCCGGCTCGGCTCGCGGGCACTGCTCTACCATCCGCTGCCGCGGCAGGACGAGATCCATCCGGCCTGTGACAATCTGGACAACGCTCGCTATTTCGAGCAAGTTCGGCTCTCGAAGTTCATGCGCATGGCGATCCTCGACCGGGCGCTCTCTCGAGATTGA